The Candidatus Krumholzibacteriia bacterium genomic interval ATCACGACGTATCCCTCGGCCATCAGCTCGCGCACGATGTGCGTGTAGTAGGTGTTGAAGTCGCCGTGGACGCCGCCATGGGGGAAGACGAGAAGCGGCAGGTCGCCCGTACGGTCACGCGGCGTGAAGACGTAGCACCAGGTCTTGATCGGATGCCGCTCGTTCTCGATCCCGTAGGTCTCCTCGCCCCGAGGATTCGGCACGGTGGGAATGTAGACCTTGTCGATCTCGGCGACGTCACCCACGCGCTCGAACCACAGGACGTCGTCGATCTTCTTCTGCAGGCGATCGATCGCGAAGTCCTGGTCCTCGAGGTGTTTCTCGAGGGCTTCGAGCTTCTCGAGGAGGTCGGCGCGGCTCGGACCGTCGCCCTGGGCGAGAGCGGCCGACGGGCCGGCGATCGGCAGGAGAGCGAGGAGAGCGAGGATGCGGTACCACATGGGGGTCCTCCGGAAACGGACGAAAGGGTCGATGTTGCTCGACCATAGATCCCGGGCGGTGGCACGTCCACCGGTCGTGCCACCGACGCAGGCGTGGGTGCTGGTGTCGTCTGCGGATTTGCGACTGCGTCGAGGATCCTGCACTCTGAAGTGCGGACCGGCGGAGTCGGTGTCGACCCGTCGGGCCTCAGGAGGAGGCTCGATGACTTCGGACGCCCTACAGCCTCTCGCGCTCTCGCTCGGCCTTGGCCTGTTGGTCGGTCTGCAGCGGGAGTGGGTCGGTGGCCACAGCATCGGCATCCGCACCTTCCCGCTGATCGCCGTCTTCGGCTGTCTGTGCGGTCTGCTCGCGGAGGACTGGGGCGACCTGCTGATCGCCGCCGGACTGCTCGTGTTGGGTGCTCTGCTCGCGATCAGTCACCTGGTGCGTGAGCACCACGGCTTTGGTAGTGCTTCGCACGACGGTACGGTGGATGATCCACCCGGCCTGACCACCGAGATCGCCGCCGTGCTGATCTTCGCGGTGGGAGCCGTCCTCGCGGCCGGGCGCACGGAACTCGGACTGGCCGCCGGCGGTGCCGTGGCGGTGCTCCTGCACTGGAAGCGTCCTCTGCACCACTTCGTCGAGCGCGTGGGGCGCACCGATCTGACCGCCATCATCCGGTGGGTGCTGATCGCCCTGGTGATCCTGCCCGTGCTGCCCGACCGCACCTACGGCCCCTTCGACACCATCAATCCCTTCGAGATCTGGATGATGGTCGTCCTCATCGTCGGGATCAGCGTGGTGAGCTACCTCGCGTCGAAGTTCATCGGTCCGCGCAAGGGGTCGGTCCTGGGAGGTCTGCTGGGGGGATTGATCTCGAGCACGGCCACGAGCGTCAGCTACGCGCGCCGGGCGCGGGAGTCGGAGTCGTCGGCTCCGATCGGCGCCTTCGTGGTGCTCGTCGCGTCGACGGTGGTGTTCGTGCGCGTGTCGATCGAGGTCGCGGTGGTGGCCCCGGAGATCCTCCCGCGGGTGCTCCCGCAGTTCGCGGTCATGACGGGAATCATGGCGACCATCGCCGGGGTGGCCTGGCTCCACGCCCGGTTCAGCGAGCCCGAGACCCCCGAGCCGAAGGACCCTTCGGAGCTGCGGTCGGCCATGGTCTTCGGAGGGCTGTACGCCGTGGTCCTCATCGCCGTCGCGGCCACCGAGAGTCGCTTCGGCGACCGGGGACTCTACGTGGTGGCGGCCTTGTCGGGCCTGACCGACATGGACGCGATCACGCTGTCGACGGCGAAGATGATCACCGAGGAACGCATCGGCATCGACACCGGTTGGCGCATGATGGTGATCGGCGCCCTGGCGAACAACGTGTTCAAGGGCGTGGTCGTCGCGGCACTCGGTGGTCTACCGATCGGGCGTCGGGTGAACGTCGGCTTCGCGGCGTCCCTGGTGGGTGGGGCGCTGCTGCTCTGGTTGTGGCCCTGACCTCGGCTCACACGCCGGCCGGACGGCGAAGGTAGTAGGTGTGACCTTCGTGGTCCACACGGGCGAGCCGTCCCTCGTCCACCAGTTCCTCGACCACCTGCCATGGTGCTCCCCGTCGCTCCAGCGTACTGCGGACCGCACCCTCTCGCATGGGATGCACGCTGGCGATGGCGAGGATCGCCTCGGCCGGGTCCCCCGTCGTGGCGAAGTCGTCGCCCTCGTACCCGATGAGCAACTCCACGTCGCGGACCTGTTCCCGCACGATGCGCTCGAAGATCGTCAGGGTCTCCGCATCGGGTCCGTGGATCCCGGATTCGGCCGGCGGCCGCGTGGGCACCGACAGGTACGCACGCCGCGTCCGGATGCGTCCCAGGTACGTGGCCAGCCGATGCGCGTGGTCGGCCGAGTCGTTCACGCCGGCCACGAGCATGGTCTCGGTCACGAGGGTGCCCCGGAACTCCGCGGCGAAGCGCTGGATGCCCTCGAGGACCGACGCGAGATCGAGGAAACCGTGGGGACGGTTGATCCGATGCCAGGTGGCCTCGTCGACGGCATCGACTTTCACCGAGATCCAGTTCGCCCCGGCCAGATCGGCGCGCACGCTCGGCCGATCCATCAACGAGCCATTGGTCATCACCGCGACCGGGAGCCCCGTGCGGTGGACGCCCTCGATGGCGGCACCCAGACCGGCATCGAGGGCCGGCTCGCCTTCGGGGAGGAAGGTCAGGGTGTCGACGAGGACGTGTTGTTGCTTCAGCTCCACGAGTCGGTCCTCCACCGTGGCGACGATCGCCGCGGGAGGATGGAACTCACGGCGATCGGGCACGAGGTGCCGCGTGCGCCCGACCTGGCAGTACGTGCACGAGTAGGTGCAGGTGCCCGGCGGAACGTGGTCGATTCCCAGACTCCGACCCAGACGACGGGAGGGGACCGGTCCGTAGATCTGCATGGAAACGCCTCCCTTCGGAGTGTGCGCTCGGGTCAGTCGGTCCAGATCACCAGGATCTCCGCTCCGCGCTCCGACCGGAAGGGGCCGTGGTCGGAATGGGCCGGGATCCACTGGTAGGAACCGCGTGCGAGTCGTTCGCCGCCGGTGTCGATCTCGCCGTCGAGCACGTAGTGATGTTCGGTGATCACGTGCGAGTGACGATCCATCTCGAAGCCGGCGGGCAGCCTCAGGATCACGGTGCGGGGTTGTCCGTCGGAGCCGCGATGCAGCACCTTGCGTTCGGTGCCGCGGGGGTAGGTGTCGGCACGCTCCCAGGCAACCCGGGTCGTGTCGACGGCCGTGGTCGTCATCGGTCTTCACCCTTTCCCGGCGCGGGCGAGTTCGACGTCCCCGAGACCGTGTGCGAGTCCGGCCGAGGTCCTCGGACATGGCCCCCTTGCGACTTCGCCCCGCGCCCTCCAGCCTTGGGTCGACGGCCGGCCCGGGCCGGCCCGTTCGATTCCATGTTCGTCGAAAACGAAGGGGACGACGATGGCCCAGGTGAACCATCCTGCGAGCTACGAAGAGGACCAGGAGGGCAGGGGCGCCTACCAGGAGATCGGGCTGGCGATCACGACGGGAGGCGGTCCCTCGGTCGTGTACGGATCGACTTCGCTCGAAGCCGTCGAGCAGTTCGAGGGACAGCAGTGAGCGGGGGACCCACCGACGGAGGCCGACGGATCCTCGACCAGATGGGGCGCAAGGTCGTCGTTCCCGAACGCGTGCGGCGTATCGTGTCCCTCGTGCCGTCGCAGACGGAGCTCTTGTACGACCTGGGACTGAGCGCCGAGGTCGTCGGACGCACGAGCTTCTGCATCCATCCACGCGAGAAGGTGGACGGTGCCCGCGTCGTGGGAGGCACCAAGCGCTTCCGCTTCGACGTGATCGACGAGCTCCATCCGGATCTGATCATCGGGAACAAGGAGGAGAATTACGTCGAGGGGATCGAGCGCCTCGCCGAGTCGCATGCCGTGTGGATGAGTGACATCGAGACCCTCGACGAAGCCCTCGACATGATCCGCGCGGTGGGGGATCTGGTGCACCGCCAGGAGCGGGCCGAAACCCTGGCCACCGAGATCGAGGTGCGGTTCGGCGCTCTCGCTCCGACGCGCCAACGCCGTCGCGTGGCGTATCTGATCTGGAGGCGGCCGTACATGGCGGTGGGTGCGCACACCTTCATCCATGATCTCCTCGTCCGCTGCGGGTTCGACAACGTCTTCGCATCACCGGATCGTGCACGATATCCCGAAGTGACGATCGAAGAGATCCGGGCGTGCTCGGCCGATCTGGTTCTCCTCTCGTCCGAGCCCTTTCCCTTCGACGAACGGCACCGCGAGGAACTCGCCGACCTGCTGCCCGATGCCGACATCCGCCTCGTCGACGGTGAGATGTTTTCGTGGTACGGCAGCCGACTACTGCTCGCCGGCGAGTCCCTGCGGAACTTCGTGGTGTCGCTCGGTGGGGTCCGCTGAACGATCCGGTACGGATGCCGGAGGGCCTGTGGCATACTCGGAGGTGACGGGAGACATGACCCCTCGCCGAAGAGAGTCCGATGCGCGTCCTGATGGCATCCCTGTTGCTCCTCGCCTTCGCCGTCGCCGATGCCCCGGCGCGCGCCGAGAGTCCGATCGTGATCGTGGAACTCGCCGATGGATCGACGCTCCGCGGTCGGGTGGTGGCCGAAGACGACGAGGCGATCGTCCTGTTGTCGTCGTCGGCCGGACGTATCGAGATCCTGCGCACCGAGATCCGCTCGTTGCGCGAGATCGACGCCACCGACGAGCAGCGACCGGGGCGCGATCCCGACGTCAACACGGTCTTCTTCACCCCGACGCCGGAGACGATCGGCCAGGGCAATCGGTACTTCCGGAACTTCCTGTTGTTCTTCCTGAACGCCGGTTTCGGCGTGACCGACGACCTCGACATCAGTGTCGGGACGCTGTTCCCCATCTCGACCGAGTTGCTCAGCCTGAGCGGCGGGGCGAAGTGGCGTCTGCTGTCCCGCACCGAGGCGCCGGTCGGCTTCGCGCTCACCGCGAACGCGACCGTGATCGAGGACTACGCCTTCGGCTTCGCCGGCGGCGTGGTCGGAGCAGGGGGCGACGAACGCAGCCTGAACATCGCAGTGGGCCGCAGCTTCACCGAGGACGGTGACGACGACGGCCTGGTGTTCCTGGTGGGGGCCGACGTCCGGCTCGGCGACAGCACCAAGTTCCTGATCGAGTGGGGCAACAGCAGCGACGCGATCGAAGACGACGGCGATGCCTTCGCCGGCCTGGTCAATCTGGGAATCCGTTGGCACGGCGAGCGGATCAGTGCATCGCTCACCGGACTCCGCCCGCTGCTCGACGCGGGCGACACACTGCTCTTCCTGCCCATGACCATGGTCTCGGTGCATTTCTGAGGGCAGGGCTCTCCGGGTGCACCGTGACCGTGTTGCTCGCCCACGCCCGGCAGCCGCGGTCCTCGTCTGCTCCTCCCGGGAAAGATGGGTCGCCTGGGCGCCGGGTCCGGCGGCCCATGGACCGGATGATCGAGGCACTCGAGAACATGCCCGCGACCGGTCGGGAAAGCCCCCAGAGAGCGCCAGAAGCATCCCCGATGCAAGCAGGCCGCTGGCTCACCGAACGTTGTCGGAAGAGTTCTCGACGAGCCCCGGAGCAGGAGGACAGTCATGGGAAGCCAGGGTCTTCGCAAGCAGGTGCAGAGTCTTCTCGACCGGGCCGGGGTCGAACTCGACGGAACCCGACCGTGGGATCCGGCCATCCATGACCAGCGGTTCTTCGCCCGCGTCCTGTCGCAGGGCTCGCTCGGCTTCGGAGAGTCCTACATGGACGGCTGGTGGGACTGCGAACGGCTCGACCAGTTCGTCGAGCGCCTGAAGCGCGCGCGTCTCGACCGCGCCGTCCGCGCGCGCCCTCCCCTGTGGAACCTGCTGAAGGCGAAGGTCCTGAACCTGCAGTCGCGCGCCCGGGCCTTCGAGATCGGGGAACGCCACTACGACCTGGGCAACGACCTGTACGAGGCCATGCTCGATCGGCGGATGATCTACACCGGAGGGGTGTGGGACGGCGCGACCGATCTCGACACGGCCCAGGAGCGCAAGCTCGAGCGCGTCGCCCGCAAGCTGAAGCTGCGGCCCGGGCAGCGCGTCCTCGACATCGGCTGCGGCTGGGGAGGAACCGCGAAGTACCTGGCCGAGAACCATGGAGTGCACGTCGTGGGCGTGACCGTGTCCGGCGAGCAGCAGCGCCACGCCCAGGAGCTGTGCCGTGACCTGCCCGTCGAGATCCGCCTGTGCGACTACCGCGACGTGCACGACACCTTCGATCGGGTCGTGTCGCTGGGCATGATCGAGCACGTCGGCCAGCGCAACTACCGCACCTACTTCGACGTGGTGCAGCGTTGTCTGCGCGACGAAGGCCTGTTCGTGTTGCAGACCATCGGGGCGTCCGAGGCCGAGCCCGAGCCCGACCCCTGGATCGAACGCTACATCTTTCCGAACTCGATCCTGCCCTCGGCCAAGAGAGTGGGTGACGCCTTCGGCGATCGCATGGTGCTCGAGCACTGGGAGAACTTCGGGCCGCACTACGATCGCACCCTGATGGCCTGGCACGAGAACTTCGAGCGCGCGTGGCCCGCGTTGCGGGATCGCTACGACGAGCGTTTCCATCGCATGTGGAGGTTCTACTTGCTGTCGTGCGCCGGTGCGTTCCGGTCGCGGGCGATCCAGCTGTGGCAGATGGTGCTGTCGCCCGAGGGCGTGGTGGGTGGCTACCGCTTCGATCCGCCGCGGTCAGAACGCCTCGAGGAAGGCCAGGTAGAATCCGGTGCCTCCCTGGTCCGAGAAGCCCAGGTCGGCGCGGACGTGTAGGTTCTCTTCGCTGCTCAACTGCAGACGTGCGCCAATGCCGTAGACGGCGTGCAGATCGTCCAGCGACAGCGCGTCGAGTCCGTTCGCGACCCGTCCGACCCCGGTGAACACCGCCGTCCCGAGCCGCTTCCAGTGACCGGTGCGCACCTCTGCCTGCAGGGTGTACAGCGTGCGGTCGCGGAAGCGGCCGCCGAAGTACCCGCGCAGCAGGTTCGCGCCGCCCAACGAGGGCAGGCGGTCGAAGGGCACGTCGCCCGCGGTGTGGCGGAAGGTGAGCCGCGTGGCCAGCACCGGATCACCCGGCCAGCCCTTGCCGATCGTCCGGAACGCTCGCAGATCGAGCTGGTGGGCCGTGTGGTCGGTGCCGCTGCCCAGGGCGGACGCGCTGAGATCGGTGGCGGCCTGCAGCCACCAACCCGATCGGGGATAGAACACGTGATCGCGGCCGTCGTGGATCAACGACCAGCCGATCTGCACGAGGTCGGTGCCGTCCCACCCCGTCGGCCGCAGGCTCTCCAGGCGTCCGTCGTCGTCTCTGCGGACCATCTCCTGGGTCCGGGCGTAGAGCCGCGGCCCGGTCCGCCACCGCCCGCCGAACTCGTATTCCAGCAGGGCCGCGGCCTCGAACCCGCGCGGTGTGTAGACCTCGGAGCCGTCCGCGGGCGTGTCGTTGCCGAAGCCGAAGAAGTCGGCCGGGAATTCCTGGAAGCCGACCATGGCCTCGAGGTGCCAGCGTTCCCGGTCGAAGTAACGCTCGAACTCCGCGGCGATCGAGTACTGGTCGCGCGCGGTGTAGAGGAAGAGCAGCCCTGAATTCTCGCTGCGTGCGCCCTCGACCTGCCGCCGGGTGATGAAGCTCAGGGAGGCTCCGCCACCGAGTTCCGTCTCGTCCTGGTAGAACAGGAAGGGGAAGGGGACGATCGTGAGCGAGCGGCCGGGATCGGCGTCCGCGGATGTCTCGGCCGGGCTGACCTCCGGGCACAGAAGGAGGCAGAGCAGCGCGACGGCGAGGGTGCAATGGATCGCGGGGACGGGCATGCTTCGAATCGTCGTCGGGGCCTCGGGGCACGGCTCTCTGCGGTTGCCGCGTAGTGTATCCTGTTTCCGCGGCGGCCGCAGGGGCCCCCTTCCCCGGGGCCCGGCTCACGGACCTCGCGGTCCTCGTGGACACGGCACGGCACGCTGCGCGCGTCGGGCTTCACGATACGCCGAGCAGGGCTCAGCCCTCGTCGACGATGTACACCTCGTCGTGCTCACGCACGTGATCGCCCACCTTCACACCCACGCTCTCGCCAGGGTGGGCCTCGTGCACCGGATGATGGTCGATCTGCATCGAGTGGATCGGCTGCATCAGATCGGTCGTGTGGCCGATGATGTGGACCTGATCGCCCACGTGCAGATCGCCGTCGGTCAGGTCGATCGCGGCGACGCCCAGGTGTGAGTACCAGTGCGAGACCGTTCCGATCCTGTGTTCACGGATCTCGTCCATGGCTTCGCTCCCAGCTCGGGGGACTCTGCCGGGATCCGTTCCCATTGAAGCACAGTCGAGCCGGTCGGCGCCTGATGCCCTTCGATCATTTCGATGCCGACAGTAGCTTCGGTGCTCGCGGCCGTCCGACCTGGCCGGGCGACACGTGAGGCTCAGCTCTCGCCGCCCAGGGCGCGGAGGAACTGATCGCCGTAGCGTTCGAGCTTCTTCGCACCCACACCGTGCAGGGTCCCCAGTTCGTCGAGGTCGGCGGGGCGGTGCCGGGCCATCTCGGCGAGCGTGCGATCGTGGAAGATCACGTAGGCGGGGACGTCCTGTTCATGGGCGATGCGTTGTCGTAGCGCCCGCAGGTGTTCGAACAGTTCGTGGTCGGTGCCCTCGAGTTCGACGGCCGCGGCCGGTTTCGAAGTGCGTCGGGTCTTCCTGGCCGCACCAGGAGTCGTGTGCTCGACCTTCAACTCGACCCTCCGTTCACCGCGCAGGACCTCCCAGCTGCTGTGGGTGAGTTCGAGGACGCCCTTGCCGTCGACGTCCACCCGCAGCAACCCGGCTGCCACGAGCTGACGGGCGACGGACCTCCATCCATGGGAGTCGTTCTCGGGTCCGATCCCGAACGTGCTCAGACGGTCATGGCCGAAGCGCTCCACCTTCTCGGTGCTGCGTCCGAGCAGGACGTCGATCACGTGGACCACGCCGAAGGATTCACCGACGCGGCGCACACAGCTCAACAGTTTCTGCGCGGCTTCGGTCGCGTCGCGGGTCTCGGGCGGCGACTGGCAGTTGTCGCAGCAACGTTCCCGGGGCGACACGTCGGTGGTCGCGTCGTCGAAGTAGCGCAGGAGGCCGGAGCGCCGACAGTCGGGGCTCTCGGCCCAGCCCACGAGCTGCTCGAGTTTACGCCGTTCGGTGAGACGATGCTGGACGGGAGTTCCCGCGTCGTCGGCGACCGATCCGATCATCTGTGAGGCACGAACCACGTCCTGCCAGCCGAACAGCATCCAGCAGTCGGAGGGAGCTCCGTCGCGGCCGGCTCGACCACTCTCCTGGTAATAGGCCTCGAGGGAACGTGGAACGTCGAGATGCACGACGAAGCGGACGTCGGGCTTGTCGATCCCCATGCCGAAGGCGATGGTCGCCACCACGACCACGCCGTCCTCGCGCAGGAAGCGCCGCTGGACCGCCGCGCGATCGGCGGATTCCATGCCGGCGTGGTAGGCATGCGCGTCGACTCCCTCCTGCCGCAACCAGTCCGCGACCTGTTCGCACTTCTTGCGGGTTCCGCAGTACACGATTCCGGCGTCGCCGCGGTGACGCGTCGTGAGCCAGGTGGTCAGCTGCCGGCGGGCATCGATCTTCGGCGTGACCCCGTATTCCAGGTTGGGCCGGTCGAAGCCGGTGACGAAGACGTCGGACGAATCGAGGCCGAGTTGTGCGGCGACGTCGCGGCGTGTCGGGGCGTCGGCAGTGGCGGTGGCGGCCAGGCACGGAACGTCGGGCCACCGTTCGCGCAGTACGGACAGTTCCCGGTACTCGGGGCGGAACTCGTGACCCCACTGGCTGATGCAGTGCGCCTCGTCGATCGCCAACAGCGACCACTCGGTCTGGTCCGCCACTCCCAGGAAGCGCGCGGTGACCGCACGTTCGGGCGCCACGTACAGCAGATCGAGCGCTCCGGCCCGCAGCCGCGCGAGGACCTCGTTCTGCTCCGCCCAGGACTGCGACGAGTTGAGGAAGGCCGCAGGAACCCCCGCCTGCTCCAGAGCGTCGACCTGATCCTGCATCAAGGCGATGAGGGGCGAGATCACCAGTCCGGTGCCGGGTCTGGTGATCGCGGGGATCTGGTAGCACAGGGACTTGCCGCCGCCGGTGGGCATGACCAGCAGGGCGCTGCCGCCGTGTTCGAGGTGGGCGATGGTCTCGGCCTGTGAATTCCGGAA includes:
- a CDS encoding radical SAM protein, with the translated sequence MQIYGPVPSRRLGRSLGIDHVPPGTCTYSCTYCQVGRTRHLVPDRREFHPPAAIVATVEDRLVELKQQHVLVDTLTFLPEGEPALDAGLGAAIEGVHRTGLPVAVMTNGSLMDRPSVRADLAGANWISVKVDAVDEATWHRINRPHGFLDLASVLEGIQRFAAEFRGTLVTETMLVAGVNDSADHAHRLATYLGRIRTRRAYLSVPTRPPAESGIHGPDAETLTIFERIVREQVRDVELLIGYEGDDFATTGDPAEAILAIASVHPMREGAVRSTLERRGAPWQVVEELVDEGRLARVDHEGHTYYLRRPAGV
- the recQ gene encoding DNA helicase RecQ, with translation MTIEPDVSANARTVLANVFGYSDFRNSQAETIAHLEHGGSALLVMPTGGGKSLCYQIPAITRPGTGLVISPLIALMQDQVDALEQAGVPAAFLNSSQSWAEQNEVLARLRAGALDLLYVAPERAVTARFLGVADQTEWSLLAIDEAHCISQWGHEFRPEYRELSVLRERWPDVPCLAATATADAPTRRDVAAQLGLDSSDVFVTGFDRPNLEYGVTPKIDARRQLTTWLTTRHRGDAGIVYCGTRKKCEQVADWLRQEGVDAHAYHAGMESADRAAVQRRFLREDGVVVVATIAFGMGIDKPDVRFVVHLDVPRSLEAYYQESGRAGRDGAPSDCWMLFGWQDVVRASQMIGSVADDAGTPVQHRLTERRKLEQLVGWAESPDCRRSGLLRYFDDATTDVSPRERCCDNCQSPPETRDATEAAQKLLSCVRRVGESFGVVHVIDVLLGRSTEKVERFGHDRLSTFGIGPENDSHGWRSVARQLVAAGLLRVDVDGKGVLELTHSSWEVLRGERRVELKVEHTTPGAARKTRRTSKPAAAVELEGTDHELFEHLRALRQRIAHEQDVPAYVIFHDRTLAEMARHRPADLDELGTLHGVGAKKLERYGDQFLRALGGES
- a CDS encoding helical backbone metal receptor; the encoded protein is MSGGPTDGGRRILDQMGRKVVVPERVRRIVSLVPSQTELLYDLGLSAEVVGRTSFCIHPREKVDGARVVGGTKRFRFDVIDELHPDLIIGNKEENYVEGIERLAESHAVWMSDIETLDEALDMIRAVGDLVHRQERAETLATEIEVRFGALAPTRQRRRVAYLIWRRPYMAVGAHTFIHDLLVRCGFDNVFASPDRARYPEVTIEEIRACSADLVLLSSEPFPFDERHREELADLLPDADIRLVDGEMFSWYGSRLLLAGESLRNFVVSLGGVR
- the cfa gene encoding cyclopropane fatty acyl phospholipid synthase — its product is MGSQGLRKQVQSLLDRAGVELDGTRPWDPAIHDQRFFARVLSQGSLGFGESYMDGWWDCERLDQFVERLKRARLDRAVRARPPLWNLLKAKVLNLQSRARAFEIGERHYDLGNDLYEAMLDRRMIYTGGVWDGATDLDTAQERKLERVARKLKLRPGQRVLDIGCGWGGTAKYLAENHGVHVVGVTVSGEQQRHAQELCRDLPVEIRLCDYRDVHDTFDRVVSLGMIEHVGQRNYRTYFDVVQRCLRDEGLFVLQTIGASEAEPEPDPWIERYIFPNSILPSAKRVGDAFGDRMVLEHWENFGPHYDRTLMAWHENFERAWPALRDRYDERFHRMWRFYLLSCAGAFRSRAIQLWQMVLSPEGVVGGYRFDPPRSERLEEGQVESGASLVREAQVGADV
- a CDS encoding translation elongation factor-like protein, encoding MDEIREHRIGTVSHWYSHLGVAAIDLTDGDLHVGDQVHIIGHTTDLMQPIHSMQIDHHPVHEAHPGESVGVKVGDHVREHDEVYIVDEG
- a CDS encoding BamA/TamA family outer membrane protein; translated protein: MPVPAIHCTLAVALLCLLLCPEVSPAETSADADPGRSLTIVPFPFLFYQDETELGGGASLSFITRRQVEGARSENSGLLFLYTARDQYSIAAEFERYFDRERWHLEAMVGFQEFPADFFGFGNDTPADGSEVYTPRGFEAAALLEYEFGGRWRTGPRLYARTQEMVRRDDDGRLESLRPTGWDGTDLVQIGWSLIHDGRDHVFYPRSGWWLQAATDLSASALGSGTDHTAHQLDLRAFRTIGKGWPGDPVLATRLTFRHTAGDVPFDRLPSLGGANLLRGYFGGRFRDRTLYTLQAEVRTGHWKRLGTAVFTGVGRVANGLDALSLDDLHAVYGIGARLQLSSEENLHVRADLGFSDQGGTGFYLAFLEAF
- a CDS encoding MgtC/SapB family protein, whose amino-acid sequence is MTSDALQPLALSLGLGLLVGLQREWVGGHSIGIRTFPLIAVFGCLCGLLAEDWGDLLIAAGLLVLGALLAISHLVREHHGFGSASHDGTVDDPPGLTTEIAAVLIFAVGAVLAAGRTELGLAAGGAVAVLLHWKRPLHHFVERVGRTDLTAIIRWVLIALVILPVLPDRTYGPFDTINPFEIWMMVVLIVGISVVSYLASKFIGPRKGSVLGGLLGGLISSTATSVSYARRARESESSAPIGAFVVLVASTVVFVRVSIEVAVVAPEILPRVLPQFAVMTGIMATIAGVAWLHARFSEPETPEPKDPSELRSAMVFGGLYAVVLIAVAATESRFGDRGLYVVAALSGLTDMDAITLSTAKMITEERIGIDTGWRMMVIGALANNVFKGVVVAALGGLPIGRRVNVGFAASLVGGALLLWLWP
- a CDS encoding cupin domain-containing protein, producing the protein MTTTAVDTTRVAWERADTYPRGTERKVLHRGSDGQPRTVILRLPAGFEMDRHSHVITEHHYVLDGEIDTGGERLARGSYQWIPAHSDHGPFRSERGAEILVIWTD